A genomic segment from Candidatus Neomarinimicrobiota bacterium encodes:
- a CDS encoding metal ABC transporter permease: MLGLMILPFIACLILLTILAYLGIHIVEREVIFVDLALAQIAALGTFIAFLFGLEIHSASAYVISLAFTIAGAIIFTLTRARGRGVTQEAIIGIVYAFSAAGAILVLHWAPAEAEHIKHMLVGDILFVKVSEVVMVGII, encoded by the coding sequence ATGCTTGGATTGATGATCCTGCCGTTTATTGCCTGCCTGATACTGCTAACCATCCTTGCTTATCTGGGAATACACATCGTTGAGCGGGAAGTCATCTTTGTCGATTTAGCGCTGGCACAAATAGCGGCACTCGGTACTTTTATAGCCTTTCTCTTCGGACTCGAGATTCACAGTGCGTCAGCCTATGTGATATCACTGGCTTTCACCATTGCCGGGGCCATTATTTTCACCCTGACGCGGGCCAGGGGAAGGGGTGTCACCCAGGAGGCGATCATTGGGATCGTCTATGCATTTTCAGCTGCGGGTGCCATCCTGGTGCTGCACTGGGCGCCAGCCGAAGCCGAGCATATCAAACACATGCTGGTCGGTGATATCCTTTTCGTGAAGGTTTCCGAAGTGGTCATGGTAGGGATTATCG
- a CDS encoding metal ABC transporter substrate-binding protein, which produces MKSRLLITLVIAVALPLRAFPADVLRVVTTTTDLADMVMVVGGDRVVVKSLSKGTQDPHLVEPRPSMVMQVKGADMLVRIGMDQDLWAQSIIDAARNSKVMYGGEGYVDASRRIEKLQVPTGRVDMRMGDIHIYGNPHYWLDPANANLILEGITDRLCLLLPKGAEYFRQNSQHYAAKIDSAVTEWQRLMQPFAGARIVTYHNSWIYFATRFNLNIVGYIEPKPGIPPTPSHIAALVEIMKDEQVKVIMIEPYYNLRVAETVADRTGARVLILPSSVGGVEGVDTYLELFDYLISKLPEALSN; this is translated from the coding sequence ATGAAAAGCAGATTGCTAATTACGCTTGTAATTGCCGTTGCTCTTCCCCTTAGAGCGTTTCCCGCCGATGTGCTGAGAGTTGTGACTACTACCACTGACCTGGCGGATATGGTCATGGTGGTTGGTGGAGACAGAGTGGTGGTGAAAAGCTTATCCAAGGGGACACAGGATCCACACCTGGTGGAACCGCGGCCCTCAATGGTGATGCAGGTTAAAGGGGCCGACATGCTGGTCAGAATCGGCATGGACCAGGATCTATGGGCCCAGAGCATAATTGACGCGGCGCGGAATTCAAAGGTGATGTATGGCGGTGAAGGTTACGTAGATGCCTCTAGGCGAATCGAGAAGCTCCAGGTTCCGACAGGGAGGGTAGACATGCGCATGGGGGACATCCACATCTACGGTAATCCGCATTACTGGCTGGACCCGGCCAATGCTAATCTGATTCTGGAGGGCATCACTGACAGACTTTGTCTGTTGCTCCCCAAGGGGGCGGAGTATTTCAGGCAAAACTCCCAGCACTACGCCGCAAAAATCGACTCAGCCGTAACTGAATGGCAGCGGCTCATGCAGCCGTTTGCTGGTGCCAGGATCGTTACCTACCATAACTCATGGATCTATTTTGCGACCCGGTTCAATCTCAACATCGTCGGTTATATCGAACCTAAACCGGGCATTCCTCCTACCCCGTCTCACATTGCAGCACTGGTGGAAATAATGAAGGATGAACAGGTTAAGGTCATAATGATTGAGCCCTACTATAACCTCAGGGTTGCGGAGACCGTGGCGGATAGAACGGGCGCCAGAGTTCTGATCCTGCCCAGCTCGGTAGGCGGGGTAGAGGGGGTAGATACCTACCTGGAATTATTCGACTACCTTATCAGCAAACTGCCTGAGGCACTCTCAAATTAA
- a CDS encoding cupin domain-containing protein: MNQQVTPNVGRIIRELRRQQGLPLRTLANRCGLSINAISRIERGENSPTVFSLHRLSIALNVPITAFFREEADETIIFVRGNERLRHQMNGMVLQSLGSGLSQQQLEPFLITIEPSTSYSNHPVTHHGEEFVYCLEGKFEYCVNDRVYPMLVGDSLIFKATQPHYWNNPSETLAKAILVFQASQAQHLLRQPAPGE; encoded by the coding sequence ATGAATCAGCAAGTAACCCCCAATGTCGGGCGTATTATTCGAGAACTGAGAAGGCAACAAGGATTGCCATTACGTACACTTGCCAACCGGTGTGGTCTTTCAATCAACGCTATCAGTCGGATAGAGCGAGGAGAAAACTCCCCGACCGTTTTCTCCTTACACCGCCTGTCGATAGCGCTTAATGTGCCTATCACCGCCTTTTTTAGGGAAGAGGCTGATGAAACAATTATATTCGTAAGAGGCAATGAGAGGCTCCGCCACCAAATGAATGGAATGGTTCTGCAAAGCTTAGGGAGCGGCCTCTCCCAGCAACAACTCGAGCCCTTCTTGATAACTATAGAGCCGAGTACCAGTTATAGTAATCATCCCGTTACCCATCATGGCGAGGAGTTCGTCTATTGTCTGGAGGGCAAATTTGAGTATTGTGTGAATGATCGAGTTTATCCAATGCTGGTCGGCGACAGTCTGATTTTCAAGGCCACACAGCCACATTACTGGAATAATCCCTCTGAGACCCTGGCCAAAGCGATATTGGTCTTCCAGGCGAGTCAGGCCCAGCACCTGCTTCGTCAACCCGCACCTGGGGAGTAG